The following proteins are encoded in a genomic region of Amycolatopsis sulphurea:
- a CDS encoding 6-phosphofructokinase: MRVGVLTGGGDCPGLNAVIRAVVRKGIEVHDWEFVGFRNGWQGPLTGQSRPLGLSDVEDILTRGGTILRSSRTNPYNVDGGVEKIRRVLADQSVDALIAIGGEDTLGVAKRLTDDGIGVVGVPKTIDNDLGATDYTFGFDTAVSIATEAIDRLHTTAESHHRALVVEVMGRHAGWIALHSGLAGGASVILVPERHFSVDQVVSWVERRFEKEYAPIIVVAEGALPEGGEEKLLTGEKDAFGHVRLGGIGTWLADEIATRTGKESRAVVLGHVQRGGTPTAYDRVLATRFGLHAVDAVADGDFGTMVALRGTDIVRVKLSEATAELKTVPVERYEEAEVFFG; the protein is encoded by the coding sequence ATGCGTGTCGGTGTGCTGACGGGTGGCGGTGACTGCCCCGGCCTGAACGCGGTGATCCGCGCGGTGGTCCGCAAGGGCATCGAGGTGCACGACTGGGAGTTCGTCGGCTTCCGCAACGGGTGGCAGGGCCCGCTGACCGGGCAGAGCCGCCCGCTCGGCCTCTCCGACGTCGAGGACATCCTCACCCGCGGGGGCACCATCCTGCGCTCCTCGCGGACCAACCCGTACAACGTCGACGGCGGCGTCGAGAAGATCCGCAGGGTCCTCGCCGACCAGAGCGTGGACGCGCTGATCGCGATCGGCGGCGAGGACACCCTCGGCGTGGCGAAGCGGCTCACCGACGACGGCATCGGCGTGGTCGGCGTGCCCAAGACGATCGACAACGACCTCGGCGCCACCGACTACACGTTCGGTTTCGACACCGCGGTGTCCATCGCCACCGAGGCGATCGACCGGCTGCACACCACCGCCGAATCGCACCACCGGGCGCTGGTGGTCGAGGTCATGGGTCGGCACGCGGGCTGGATCGCGCTGCACTCCGGCCTGGCCGGCGGGGCGAGCGTGATCCTGGTGCCGGAGCGGCACTTCTCCGTGGACCAGGTCGTCTCCTGGGTCGAGCGGCGGTTCGAGAAGGAGTACGCGCCGATCATCGTGGTCGCCGAGGGCGCGCTGCCCGAGGGCGGCGAGGAGAAGCTGCTGACCGGCGAGAAGGACGCGTTCGGGCACGTGCGGCTCGGCGGCATCGGCACCTGGCTGGCGGACGAGATCGCCACGCGCACCGGCAAGGAATCGCGCGCGGTGGTGCTCGGGCACGTGCAGCGCGGCGGCACGCCGACCGCCTACGACCGGGTGCTCGCCACCCGTTTCGGCCTGCACGCGGTGGACGCGGTGGCGGACGGCGACTTCGGCACGATGGTGGCGCTGCGGGGCACCGACATCGTCCGGGTGAAGCTGTCCGAGGCGACCGCCGAGCTGAAGACCGTGCCGGTGGAACGCTACGAGGAGGCCGAGGTCTTCTTCGGCTGA